The Xanthomonas indica sequence GGTCTACAAGGCCAACGAGGACGTGAGCGTGTACGCGAACTTCGCCACCTCGCAGCAGCCGCCCGGCGGCAGCACGCTGGAACTGAGCGCCTCGGCCAACAACGCCAACAACCCGCGCTTCGACCCGCAGAAGGCCAGGACTGCCGAGGTCGGCACGAAGTGGAACTTCCTCGACGACGCGCTGTTCGCGACGCTGGCGCTGTTCCGCACCGACGTGAACAACGAAATCGTGCAGGGCAGCGACGGGCTGTACTACCAGAGCGGCGAGAAACGCGTGCAGGGCATCGAACTGTCGGCGGTGGGCAAGCTGACCGAGCGCTGGTCGCTGTCCAGCGGCTACACCAAGCTGGATGCGCGGGTGCGGCAAGGCACGACCGTCTCGCAGGACGGCAGTCAGGACCTGGCCTACACGCCGGACAGTGCGTTCACCGCCTGGACCACCTACACCCTGCCGTTCGGACTGACCGTCGGCGGCGGTGTCCGTTACTCGGGCGAGATGAAGCGCGGCCGCGACGGCGCGGTCGGCACGCCGGCGTTCGTGAAGTCGTACACGGTGTGGGACGCGGTGCTGAGCTATCCGGTCAACGACCACGTGGCGCTGCGCCTGAATGCCTACAACCTGTTCGACAAGGACTACGTCGCCGCCATCAACAAGAGCGGCTTCCGCTACACGCCCGGCGCGCCGCGCTCGGTGCTGCTGACCGCCGAGGTCCGGTTCTGACCGACCGCACCTGCCAGTGCGCGGTGGACGCCCTATCCTGGGCGTCCACCGCCGGAGCGCCCCATGCTGCTGCACATTCCCGACATCCTGACGGCCGATGAGGTCGCGCGGTTTCGCCAGGCACTGCAATCCGCTGACTGGGTGGACGGCCGCGAGACCGTCGGTACGCAGGGCGCCCAGGTCAAGCGCAACCAGCAACTCGCCGATGCCTCGCCGCTGAAGCAGGACCTCGGCCAGGCGGTGCTGAGCGCCCTGGCGCGCAGCCCGCTGTACTTCGCCGCGGCGCTGCCGCTGCGCACCATCCCACCGCGCTTCAATCGCTACACCGGCGGCGGCAGCTACGGCCTGCACGTCGATGGCGCGGTGATGACCCAGGCCGCCACCGCCGCGCGGCCGGCGCTGACCGTGCGCAGCGACCTGTCCTGCACCCTGTTCCTCAGCGCGCCGGAGGAGTACGACGGCGGCGAGCTGCTGATCCACGACACCTATGGCGAGCACGAG is a genomic window containing:
- a CDS encoding Fe2+-dependent dioxygenase translates to MLLHIPDILTADEVARFRQALQSADWVDGRETVGTQGAQVKRNQQLADASPLKQDLGQAVLSALARSPLYFAAALPLRTIPPRFNRYTGGGSYGLHVDGAVMTQAATAARPALTVRSDLSCTLFLSAPEEYDGGELLIHDTYGEHEVKLPAGDLILYPSSSLHRVAPVTRGARLASFFWVQSLVRDAGRRQTLFDLDTAIQALTASGADAAALLRLTNVYHNLLRDWSET